One Lactobacillus sp. CBA3606 DNA segment encodes these proteins:
- a CDS encoding APC family permease, which yields MAVNHVPSNHAANLSDFGYQQELDRTLSVKDLVIYGLIFMVPIAPMGIYGSVIAASRGMIALTYAIGMVAMFFTALSYGQLSQAFPVAGSVYTYAKLGLNQLVGFLSGWMIILDYIFVPALLYIIAANSLKSLLPAVPTWIWLLVFIAINTLINVRGIEFTAIANRIFLVGELIVLAFFVGLGIYGLLHGVGNGFTLKPFYDARQFNLNFVMTATSVAVLSFLGFDGISTLAEETTGGNRAVGRGIMWSLMLVGVLFIGQTYLAALIVPNWHTFSNLNTAFYVVAGKVGGPFLTNLTTIATILSWGFANALAAQAAISRILFGMSRDHNLPAVLAKIHPKYKTPYVSTLLVAGISLIVGLSFMNNSSVLSEIVNCGALTAFLVIHVAVINHFLIKGHSHDYWHHLLVPVIGFTIILFVMLNLNLLAKIIGAIWLVIGLSYYGGLRLTQHHTEMKL from the coding sequence ATGGCTGTTAATCACGTTCCTAGTAATCACGCCGCTAATTTAAGCGACTTTGGCTATCAGCAAGAGCTCGACCGCACTTTATCCGTCAAAGATTTGGTCATTTATGGCTTAATCTTCATGGTCCCCATTGCACCCATGGGGATTTACGGTTCGGTCATCGCGGCTTCGCGGGGCATGATTGCCCTAACCTATGCCATCGGGATGGTTGCGATGTTTTTCACCGCATTAAGTTATGGGCAATTATCGCAAGCCTTCCCAGTTGCCGGTTCCGTCTACACCTATGCAAAATTAGGGCTCAACCAACTCGTGGGATTTCTCTCCGGGTGGATGATTATTTTAGACTATATTTTTGTGCCAGCATTACTTTACATTATCGCAGCCAATTCACTAAAATCACTGTTACCCGCAGTGCCAACTTGGATTTGGCTACTCGTCTTTATTGCGATCAATACCCTGATTAATGTCCGTGGGATTGAATTTACAGCCATCGCCAATCGCATCTTTTTGGTGGGTGAGTTAATCGTCCTAGCCTTTTTTGTTGGCTTAGGCATTTACGGCCTATTGCATGGGGTGGGTAACGGCTTCACCCTCAAGCCGTTCTATGATGCCCGTCAATTCAACTTGAACTTTGTCATGACCGCAACTTCAGTGGCTGTTCTTAGTTTTTTAGGCTTTGATGGCATTAGCACCTTAGCTGAAGAAACGACCGGTGGTAATCGGGCCGTGGGGCGTGGCATCATGTGGTCACTCATGTTAGTCGGCGTCTTATTCATCGGCCAAACCTATCTAGCGGCATTAATCGTGCCAAACTGGCACACTTTCAGCAACCTCAATACCGCTTTTTACGTGGTTGCGGGGAAAGTGGGCGGTCCCTTTCTCACCAACCTCACAACAATTGCGACGATTCTATCGTGGGGCTTTGCGAACGCCTTAGCAGCTCAAGCAGCCATTTCACGAATTTTATTCGGGATGTCACGGGATCATAATCTCCCCGCCGTCTTAGCCAAAATCCATCCCAAATATAAGACGCCCTATGTCAGTACCTTACTTGTAGCCGGTATTTCCTTGATTGTCGGACTTAGCTTCATGAATAATAGTTCGGTATTGTCAGAAATCGTTAATTGTGGCGCTTTGACCGCCTTTTTGGTGATTCACGTGGCCGTCATTAACCACTTTCTGATTAAAGGACACTCCCATGATTACTGGCACCATCTGCTCGTGCCGGTCATCGGGTTTACGATTATTTTATTCGTCATGCTCAATCTTAATCTGCTCGCTAAAATCATCGGTGCTATTTGGCTCGTGATCGGATTAAGTTATTATGGTGGCTTACGGCTCACCCAGCATCATACTGAAATGAAACTATAA
- a CDS encoding proline iminopeptidase-family hydrolase, with the protein MKNVTRILTLKNGYHLWSHTTNLGGKTKLLCLHGGPGDTHEVFERFGPELAALDIEVTMYDQLGSWYSDTPDWDDPTIRATYLTETYYLKEVEEVRQLLGYNRFFLAGHSWGGMLAMTYAAQHQAQLQGLIIISMIDNIPDYLTHIQAIRAAEFSPAENAFMLDIEHRGQWQNPHYRHLIAQLYHGYVNRRTPAQLSHQLDIQAKPVYHHFQGDNEFVVVGDLGTWDFSAQLKTIKLPTLLSFADHETMPLSTAKRMQQAMPNARLVVTPASGHNHMVDNPTVFFTNLKNYFLDLRQGQFHPNKEV; encoded by the coding sequence ATGAAAAATGTAACTCGAATTTTAACATTAAAAAATGGCTATCACCTTTGGTCACATACAACTAACCTAGGTGGCAAAACTAAACTGCTGTGTCTCCATGGTGGTCCTGGTGATACTCACGAAGTTTTTGAACGTTTCGGTCCAGAACTAGCTGCCCTAGATATTGAAGTGACCATGTATGACCAGCTAGGTTCTTGGTATTCGGACACTCCTGACTGGGACGACCCTACGATTCGCGCAACCTATCTCACCGAGACCTATTACTTAAAAGAAGTCGAGGAAGTCCGCCAACTATTAGGCTACAACCGCTTTTTCCTAGCTGGACACTCTTGGGGAGGCATGCTGGCGATGACTTATGCCGCCCAACATCAGGCACAGCTACAAGGCCTCATCATCATTAGCATGATTGATAATATTCCAGATTATTTGACCCACATTCAAGCCATTCGTGCGGCCGAATTCTCACCAGCAGAGAATGCTTTCATGCTTGATATTGAGCACCGCGGACAATGGCAGAATCCACATTACCGCCACTTGATTGCCCAACTCTACCACGGTTATGTGAACCGCCGCACACCAGCGCAACTCTCACACCAGCTCGATATTCAGGCTAAGCCCGTCTATCACCATTTTCAGGGAGACAATGAATTCGTCGTAGTGGGAGATTTGGGCACTTGGGATTTTTCGGCGCAACTAAAGACCATCAAATTACCGACACTCCTATCATTTGCTGATCATGAAACCATGCCCTTAAGCACGGCTAAACGCATGCAGCAAGCGATGCCCAATGCCCGCCTGGTTGTCACGCCAGCTAGTGGTCATAATCATATGGTTGATAATCCAACCGTCTTTTTTACAAATCTAAAAAATTATTTTCTAGATTTACGTCAAGGTCAGTTTCACCCAAATAAGGAGGTCTAG